The proteins below come from a single Cannabis sativa cultivar Pink pepper isolate KNU-18-1 chromosome 3, ASM2916894v1, whole genome shotgun sequence genomic window:
- the LOC115708861 gene encoding GDSL esterase/lipase At1g74460 encodes MKILSLALAIMVVTIFGTTINVSHCKEVQFIFGDSLSDVGNNKQLSRSLAQANLPWYGIDFGNGLPNGRFCNGRTVADIIGDKMGLPRPPAFLDPSLTEDIMLEKGVNYASGGGGILNATGTYFIQRFSLYKQIELFEGTQKLIRSKIGKEAAEKFFQNSRYVVALGSNDFINNYLMPVYSDSWTYNDVTFVDHLMETLKDQLKILHKLGARKLMVFGLGPMGCIPLQRVLSTSGSGGCQERSNKLALSFNKEASKLLKELSSTLPNANYQFGDAYDVVNDVITNPSKYGFSNSESPCCSFGRIRPSLTCVPASSLCKDRSKYVFWDEYHPSDAANQIIANEIIKKLGFMHDQNQPIEPSPAPAFGPSSQDEEDEQ; translated from the exons ATGAAGATTTTATCATTAGCTTTGGCTATAATGGTGGTCACAATCTTTGGTACCACCATTAATGTGAGCCATTGCAAAGAGGTCCAGTTCATATTTGGTGATTCCCTGTCTGATGTTGGGAACAACAAGCAACTAAGTAGAAGCCTTGCCCAGGCAAACTTGCCTTGGTATGGTATTGATTTTGGTAATGGTCTTCCTAATGGGAGGTTCTGTAATGGCCGTACTGTTGCTGATATAATTG GTGACAAAATGGGTCTGCCTAGGCCACCAGCATTTCTAGATCCATCTTTAACTGAAGATATTATGCTAGAAAAAGGAGTGAATTATGCCTCTGGAGGTGGTGGGATTTTGAATGCAACTGGTACCTACTTT ATTCAAAGGTTTTCACTTTACAAGCAAATTGAACTGTTTGAAGGGACACAAAAGCTTATAAGAAGCAAAATTGGGAAGGAGGCAGCGGAAAAATTCTTCCAAAACTCACGTTATGTGGTAGCTTTAGGCAGCAATGATTTCATTAACAATTACCTAATGCCTGTTTACAGTGATTCATGGACTTATAATGATGTCACTTTTGTTGACCACTTGATGGAAACTCTTAAAGATCAACTAAAG ATTTTGCATAAATTAGGAGCGAGGAAGTTGATGGTATTTGGGCTAGGCCCAATGGGCTGTATTCCTCTCCAAAGGGTGCTTAGTACTTCAGGTTCAGGTGGTTGCCAAGAAAGATCGAACAAACTAGCTCTTAGCTTCAACAAAGAAGCAAGCAAATTGTTAAAAGAATTATCAAGCACCCTTCCTAATGCCAATTATCAATTTGGGGATGCTTATGATGTTGTTAACGATGTCATAACTAATCCTTCTAAATATG GAttctcgaactcagaatcgccaTGCTGTTCATTCGGGAGAATTAGGCCATCTCTTACATGTGTTCCTGCATCATCATTGTGCAAGGATAGAAGCAAGTATGTGTTTTGGGATGAGTACCATCCATCAGATGCTGCTAATCAGATAATTGCTAATGAGATCATTAAGAAACTTGGGTTTATGCATGATCAAAATCAACCAATTGAACCATCTCCAGCACCTGCTTTTGGTCCATCATCACaggatgaagaagatgaacaataa